GCCCGAAAAATTGCCGCCAACTACACCAGCCTGCCTTCGCGAATCGACCTGACCGGCGACGCCATTCTTCACGCCTACCCCGCGCGAGAGCACTTTCTGATTTATGTTCCGCTTGAGACGGGGCAAATTGCCATCGTCGCCGTGATTCGACAAGGGCGTGATCTGCCCAGAGTACTTGCCCAGTATCGTTTCACGATAAGGAAAGAATTGGAGGCCCTCCACAAGTCCAAGGGTCAACGCTCAGAGTAATCCTTGGGCACCGTATGGCGAGCGCGTATTCCAACGGAATGCAGCCACCGATTCCGCCATCAGTCGCCAGGGCCCCAAAAATAAAGGCGGCCGGATAGCCGATCAGCTTCACAATATCCCGCTCTAGAGGTCGTTGCTCCGCGATTGACCGAACACGCGGGTGCGCACCCGTCCCCGGACACTTGCCCAGAAGCGCCGAAGGCGTGCCCGCTCCGCCGTATAGTTCGGACCCGTCAACCAGATGGCTGCAATAACCATGAACTGTAGTGGCCAACGCTGAAGCCAACAGGATATTGCCACGGCAATCCCGCTAACCAGCGCGCGGTAGAAGAAGTGAGGGCAATCCATCAGGGGATCGCGCGCCATCAGAATAACAATGACGGGGTAAATCACGATCAAGGGAAGAAACAGAATCGGCGCATGGAGAATCGACCAATCAAGCGCCAGACCGCCTAGCAATACGAAGAGCGGGAATTCGATCATTTTTTCCCAGTAGAGATTCATAGTTCACCCACCTGCGGCGAAAGGAAGCCCCAGCGCTCAAGAGTCCGCACCAGGATCTGCCGCTGGAATAAGTGTTTCCCGATGTTGTCTCGTTTGCAATACGGATGCGCAACAGGTGGCGACGCTTGACGGAAATCGTCATTGCAAACAGGATCTTGGACATTCATGTCCGAGGCAGAACCCACTTGATTGTTCGGGCGGCCCGTTGGCGTGTGCGCGATCTCCGCATACCGGAGATGTTACGTTGGGAATCCAGACTAAACCACACATTCAACGACATTTTCCAAGCCGGAGAACGCTTTGCCTCGGACATGAATGTCCAAGATCCTGTTTGCGATGGTCCCTTCGATTCACCCATGCCCGCGCGTGCGCAGCAGCTTGTACTCGATGCTGTCCACCAGCGCGCGGTAGCTCGCGGAGATGATGTTTTCCGACACGCCCACGGTGCTCCAGGACTGGTCGGCGTCGCTGCTCTCGATAAGCACCCGGGTCTTGGCCTGGGTGGCGAGCTGGCCGTCGAGGATGCGGACTTTGTAGTCGTCCAGATGGACGTCGCCCAGCTCGGGGTAGATGGGCTCCAGGCTCTTGCGGAGGGCCATGTTGAGGGCGTCCACGGGGCCGTCGCCCTCGGCCACGGTGTGCATAATCTGGCCGTCGGGCAGCTCGATCTTGATGGTGGCCTCGGAAAGGGTGCGGTCGCCGTTGGCGCTGTAGTTGATGTGGGTGTGGAAGGCGTGGGTAGTAAAGAAGTGGCGGTAGGCGCCGGTCGCCTTGCGCATGATGAGTTCGAGGGAGGCATCGGCCCCTTCGAATTCGTAGCCCTGGCTTTCGAGCACCTTGACCTGCTCCAGAATGTTTTTCGTGGCGGGATCGTCCCGCTCCAGGGTGATGCCGAACTCCACGGACTTCTGCATGAGGCTGGAGCGGCCGGACATCTCGCTGACGGCGATGTGGGTGCGGTTGCCGATGAGCTCGGGGTCGATGTGCTCGTAGCTCGCTTTTTTCTTGCGCACGGCGTCGGCGTGCATGCCACCCTTGTGGGTGAAGGCGTCGCGCCCGGTGAAGGGGGCGTGGTCGCGGGGGGTCATGTTGGCCAGTTCGGCCACCAGGTGGGCCGTGTGGGTGAGCTGGCGAAGCTGCTCGGGCGTGATGACGTCGTAGCCCATTTTGAGCTGCAGATTCGGGATGACGGAGCAGAGGTCCACGTTCCCGGTGCGCTCCCCATACCCGTTGATGGTGCCCTGGACGTGGACGGCCCCTTCGCGGACGGCCGCGAGGGTATTGGCCACGGCGCAGCCGGAGTCGTTGTGGGTGTGGATGCCGATCTGGGCGTCTTTCAGGCGCGCGCGCACGGCCCGGGTGGCTTCGGCGATGTCATGGGGCAGGCGCCCGCCGTTGGTTTCACAAAGAATGAGCACCTCGGCCCCCGCGCCCCAGGCGCGCTCCAGCACACTGAGGGCGTACTCGGAATCCTCGAAGTAGCCGTCGAAGAAATGCTCGCCGTCCAGGAAGACCCGGCGGCCCTGGGCCTTCAGATAGGCCACGGACTCTTCCACGATCTTCAGGTTCTCGTCCAGGCTGACCCGAAGCACCTCTTCGGCGTGGGAGGGGGAAGACTTGGCGAAAATGGTGACAATCTCGGTCTGGGCGCTCAGGAGGGCCTTGATGTTGGCGTCGTCCTCCACGGCGGACTTGGGGTTCCGCGTGCTGCCGAAGGCCGCCATTTTGGCATGTTTCAGGTCCAGATCGCGGGCCCGCTCGAAAAGCTCCACCGCTTTGGGGTTCGAGCCGGGCTGGCCGCCCTCAATATACAGAATGCCCAACGCGTCCAGCGCCCGGACAACCTGCAACTGGTCGTCCGAGGAAAACTTAACCCCCGGCCCCTGGGCGCCATCGCGCAGGGTGGTGTCATACATTTCGATGCGTTGGGACACGATGAACTCTCCTGATACATACTTCGGGTGGACCCGTGATCATACGCTAAAGGGGGGATAAATGGGAAATGGGGGGGAGTCAGGCTTGAGGCTTGAGGCTTGAGGCTACAGGCTACAGGCTTCAGGTTTCAGCCTACAGCCTACAGCCTACAGGCTACAGGCTACAGCCTACAGCCTATAGCCTACAGCCTACAGCCTACAGCCTACAGCCTACAGCCTACAGCCTACAGCCTACAGCCTACAGCCTACAGCCTACAGCCTACAGTTGACTGCGCCCCCGTGGCTGGGCTAGGCTCTTCCATGGTGCATGGCGTCTTGCCTGTCCGTGTCATCGCGATGCGTGTGAATGGCGTTGCCCGTGCAGTCCGGCCCGTTTGCGGGTCCAATTTCTCTCACCCTGGCACCCGCGGCAAGCGGGCGGAGCGTTTACATGATCAAGCGTACAACCCTCACCCTCGGCCTCGTTTCTCTGCTGGCGGGCTGCAATTCCCTGGGCGGCGTGCCCGAGTTCAAAGCGGGGGGTATCGTGCCCGCCCAGTTGCACCCCGGCGATACGGCCCTCATCACAATTGAGGTCAAGGACAAGAACGCCATCGTCCACGCCATTACGGGCGTGATCAAGGAAGTACCTTCCATCCAGCTTAAGCTCCACGACGACGGCCTGGAGGGCGATGTGGCCGCGGCCGATGGTATCTGGTCCCTTGCGGTGCTGGTGCCGGACGAGTCTCCGGAGGGGCAGTTCAACGTGACTTTCACGGCCTACCGGAAGGACGGCGTTCCCGTTCCGATCCGGGGCGAGGGCGGCGCCATCCATCCGCTGGCCCTGGAACTTCCGATGATTATTTCACCGAAAGCCTAGCAGGTCCACCGTGAGATCGCTGATTCTAGCGGGATTCTTCCTCTGTGCCGCTGTGGCGGGGGCGGCTCCCAATATCGTTCTGTTCTCCGTGGATACCCTCCGGGCGGATCGTCTCGGGGCCTATGGCTACCCGCTGCCGACCAGCCCCCATCTTGACGCTTTCGCGGCCGAGGCCCGGGTCTTTGAGGATGCCGTCTGCGAGATTCCCCTCACCAATCCCTCCTTCGGCGCCATGCTCAGTGGTCGCTTCCCTCGCATGAATGGGACCACGCGCAACGGTCTGCCCATGCCGGCGGAGGTGCCTCTTGTGACGGAGCAGTTCAAGGCGGCGGGCTATCACACCTTCTGCGTGCAGAGTAACTGGACACTGAAGGACAAACTGAGCGGTCTGGGCCGGGGTTTCGACATCTACGACGACGCCTTCACGAAGAAGCGCTGGGGTTTCCTCAAGGCCGAGCGGGATGGTGATGACGTGACGCGTCTGGCGCTGGAGTACCTCCAGAAGCGCCCGGCCGACAAGCCTTTTTTTGCCTGGATTCATTATTCCGACCCCCACGCGCCCTATAAGATGCATAAGGGCCTGAACCCTGCCGGGAAGCGCGCCATCATGCAGGGGCGCAAGGAAAAGGTCCGGGTACGCTATGATTCGGAGGTCGCCTTTACCGACCGGGAGATCAGCCGGGTGCTGGCGGCCCTGCCCGCAGATACCATCGTGCTCTTTGTGGCCGATCACGGGGAAAGTCTCTTTGAGCACGACTACCTGGGCCACGGGCGGCGGATATACCACGACAACCTCCATATCCCCCTTATGGTGCGCGGCGCCGACATTGAGCCTGGCCGGAGCGCGGCCCCCGTGCGCGGTATCGACGTGGGGCCCACGCTTCTGGGTCTCGCGGGCCTGCCGAAGGTGGAGGGCATGCTGGGGCTGGATCTTCTTCGCGACGCGGCGCCCCAGGACCGTCACCGGGTCGTGGAGACGTATGGCGGCGCGGTGCTCAATTTGCCCGGTGTGAAGGACGCCATGGCCGAGTCGGGCCCGTCCCACCGGAGCGTGATCCACCAAGGCTGGAAGCTCATACTGGACGGAGACAAGCCCGAACTGTATTACCTGCCGGACGATCCCGGCGAATTGACGGATCGCGCGGCAACGGAACCGGCGAAAGTGGAGGAATTGAACGCGTTCATCCAGGCCTGGGAAAGCGCCGCACCCGCCACCGGACAGGCCACGGAGAACCTCGACGCGGACGACCGAAAGGCCCTGGAGGCCCTGGGGTATCTGGAGTAGGGTTGGGGACACAGCGCTTGCCTCCTACTTGCGGGCGGTGGCGTATCGCTGCTCGGGATTTATCTTGTTGCAGCGAGATCGTAAGCGCGCGTGCCCGTCTCAGAGGATGGGCGGCACACGTCGCCCCGCTAAGCCAATCGTTGGAGAAATTCCGTTGGGCTCAATGTGGGGACGGGCGAGTTACGGAAATCGAGACTGTTGCGCGTGACAATAGCATCGCATTGGCACTCAGATGCGGAATAGGCCACCACTGCATCCTCAAAGTCTTTGAATTCTGCCACTGCCGCCTGTTTGAGCACAACGATATTGCATGGGGCGATTTCAAACGCGCCCAGCAGCCAGCTTACAGCGTTCGCCGCAGTGGTTTGGTCGGTATGCTTTCGCAAAACATAGGAAATCGTCGGAACGGCGTGTGCCGGGAAATAGCCGGTCACACTACCCTCAATCGCGGCATTAAGAGCGAGCGCGGACGCTTCGTAAAATAGCTCTCGACGCTGGAAGACATCGAGTACTATATTGGCGTCATATAACACTTTCACGCGTGCTTGGCCCGCATGGCTTCGTAATACTCGGATTGGATGTCTATGTCTTGCGGGATAATGCCTGTGAAGCGAACGATATCTGGGTGTAAGGAACCTGCGGACGCTGCTGAAATCAGTTGAACGAACACTGCTGCCCCTTCTGGCAGATCCACCGCGTCTTCCAGGACAATGCACCCCTTTTCAATGTGGCCTTTGTATACCATGAGTTTGCTCCTTTTTCGTGTCATTTTATCACGAACTTGCTCAAACAGGGGCAATGAATGCAAAGAGCACAAAGAGGAACTCCTCTTTGTGCTCTTTGCATACTTTCTCGGCTAAATCATCAGGCCTTCGCTGGCTTGGCCTTCTTTGGGAGTTTGGTTTCCTTTGGCGCTTCGGGCGGGGCGGGCTCCCGTTCGCGCATCCACACCCAGGCGCCCGCGGCGATGGTGAGGGTCTCGAAGGCCCAGTAGACCACCAGGGCGTTCATGATGCCGCTGGTGAAGCCGTAGCTGTGGAGACCGACGCCGAGCTGGTTCACGCCCCACCAGGAGAAGGCCACGATCATGGCCAGCACCACGGCGCCCTGAGAAATGCCCATGTCCTTGATATGGCGGCCCATTTTGGCGTGGAGAATTACCAGACTCCACAGGCAGATCATGAGCGCCCCGTTTTCCTTGGGATCCCAGCCCCAGAAGCGTCCCCAACTGTCGTTGGCCCAGATGCCGCCCAGGATGGTCCCGACGGTGGAGAAGAGCAGGCCGAAGCACAGCACGCCGTAGACCATGCGGGTCAGGCTGCGGTAATACTCCTTGTTGTCGGCCTTGAACTTGAAGAGCCGGCTGAAGATGTAGATATGGGCCAGGGCGCCCGAGAGCATACCCGCGGCGTAGCCCACGTTGATGATGGTCACGTGGGTGGCGAGCCAGAAGTTGGTGTCCAGCACGGCCACGAGGCTGGGCATGGTGTCCACGCCCTCTTTCATCTCATAGCGGAAGGCCAGGAACATGCCGGCCATACCCAGGAAGGAGGCCATGGCCAGGGCGATGCGCTGGCGGTTGGCGTATTCGATGAACATCGCGACAAGCACGGCGCAGGCCGTAATAAAGAGCACGGTTTCATAGAGCGTGGAGATGGGCGGACGCTCGCGGATGATGCAGCGCAGCGTGATGCCGATAATCAGCAGGGCCGTGGGGAACAGCACGCCGGCAATGGCCGCCTTGTGCAGGGCGCCGCTGCGGGGGAACAACCAGCCGAAGGCCACGAGGATGAAGGACAGCACATAGAGCCACTGGCTGTAGAACAGGTACTTGCCCTTGTAGTAGTGGACTTCGAGGGGGACTTTGGCGTACTCCCCTCGTGATTCGGCGCGGGCCACGGTGCCTTTGTGGAATTCCTGCGCGGCGGCCAGGAAGGCGGGGCGATCCTTAACCAGCGAAGGAAGCTTTTCCAGCGTGCCGAGCAGGGCAAAGGTTTCGGGCTCGTTCTGGGTCATGCCAATGGCCGCGGAAAGGATGTCGGCGGGCGTCTGCCAGGCCTTGGTTTCGGCGTTCGCGGGGGGGAAGAGGGGCAGGCCCTGGGCGCGGCCCGCGGTGGCGTCGAACTCGTCCAGCAGTTTGCTGAAGGCCGCCACCTCCGCCTGGACGGCATCGTTGCTCAGACCGGCGGGATTGCCCTTCAGGCTGGCGAGGACCTTGGCGGCGCGCTCCAGCGCCACGCTCATGGTCACACCGTCGGCCTCGGGAAAGGACTTGGCCAGGGACGTGTCGCCGGTTACCGTGAACCGCTGGCCCGCGAAATCCATGAAGTGAATAAGCTGGGTGAAGGTGAAAAATTTGTTGGCCAGATCGAGGACGCCCTGCTGCACCAGATCGCGCTTCTTGGCGTCGATGGCGTTGTAGTCGTCGGCCAGCCTCATCAGCTTCTCAAAACCGGGTTCAAGTTCGTTGTAGGAGTAGCGGCTGCGCCGGTTGTCGTGGATGTCCACGCCGATGGCCGACACGACATCGTAGTTGTCCACCACGAAGTGCTGGTAGGTCTTGGCGATCTCGGGATAGAACAAGGCGTCGAGCAACCAGGGAATCGGCGTGAGCTTCTCACCGGACTCGGTCTTGAAGGTTCGCTTGCCGTTCATCTGGAGCATGGCGAACTGGGCATAGGTGTCCAGGGGTTTCACACGACCGCCGTCCTGTACGGGCAGGGTGGCGAAGGTCTCCACAATCTCTTTGCTCCAGGGCTCGCGGGCTTCCGGGGCGGGCTTGGCGGCTTCCGGAGCGGCGGCCTCGGGAGCGGCGGCTTCGGCGGCCGGTGTCGGGGTCGCGGGCGTCTCCTGCGCCTGTGCGCCCGCCAGCGTGGCGAGGCCGAGGGCCAGGGCAAGGGTCAGCAGCAGGGGGGTACGGGCGATCATGCGGTGCGCCTCCGGTTTTCGGCTCGCAGGTACGAGATGAGTTTTTGAAGGAAGTGGATCAGCAGCCCCGCCGAAATAACGAGGCAACTGTAGAGCGGCCACTGATCGGCCGGATTCTTGACGACGGAGAAGGTGGAGAAGAGCCGCTCGCCCGGTTTGGCATTTTGCGGGCCCCAACCGGACTGGAAGAGGGTATAGCCGTTGTGGCGGAGCGGTTCGTTCATGCGGATATTGACCTTACGGTCAATCGGGCCTTCGGTCTGGGTCACCACGCTCTCAAAGTTCGCCGCCATGCCCGTGCGGGGGTGGAGATCCCGGATAAACTCGTCCAGCGTGATGGTGAAGGGCAGGGGGAAGGTCTTGTGGCGCAGGTCGATGGCGTAGTCCTGGCCCTTGACGGTGACCACCCAGGGGGCCATGGAGAAGCCGAAGAGAATGCCGTTTTGAACCTGTTTGGTTTCCTTGTCCATGACCATGGCGTAGGCCCCGGCCACGTTTTGCTCCGCGTTCATTTCCGGCTCCCGGGAAACCAGGCGAAGGCCGTCCACGCCCGTGCCATCCGTCGAGGGAGCCGGGGCGCAATTGAACAGAAAGTTCTCCACCATCAGGCTGAAGGGCAGATTGGGATGGCGGAATTCCCGGGTGTCCTCCGGGGACATGTCGGAGAATTGTTCGTCCTGGATAATGTAGGACTTGCCGTAGAAGCCGTCCTTGAGCTCCGAGATTTCAATTTCCCAGTCGTAGTAGCTCTGGTACTGGCTTGACTTGTCCTGGGGGTACAGGGTCATGTGGCCGGAGGTGGAATAGTGAAAGGTGACGAATCCGGCGATGAGCATGTAGAGGATGCCGCCGTGGGCGATGATCATCCCGGGGTGGCGCCAGTCTTTTTTTACCCGGATAATTCCGCCGCACACGAGATTGATGAAAAGAAGGACCGACAGCAGGTAAACCCCGGGAAGGGGGATGGGGATCTTGTTGAACAGGTGATGCACGAGGATGAACGAGTTGAAATACTTGTTCTGCACGTCGAAGAGACTGGATTCGGTCTGCTCCAGTGTCCCGAAGAGGGTGAGGATGGTGAGGAGAATCAACACCACCACGGCGAAGCCGTAGGAGGCGAAGAAGTCGAAAACTTTCTTGGGTACGGATTTTTCAGAAGTCATGGGTATCACGCCGTAAGTTGGGTTCAGTGGAGGGAAGCGCAGAAGGCGGTGAAGTTTGCCTTTTGCGCGTCCACTTCACTTGCGGGTCCGGTCAGTTTGATAAAGATGGTGCTGCCGCCTTTGGACGCCAGCGCGCCCAGCAGCTTGTAGTCCGGTTTGGCCGCGCCACCCATGTCGGTGAAGCTGCCCGCGAATTCAACCAGAGGCGATTCCACGCCGAGTACGCTAATCTTCGGCAGGGCCGCGATGGCCGCTTCGTCCAGGGGCGCATTGCCCATCTGGTTGGCCCAGCGGTTGATGTTGGACACCGCGCCGCCGCCTTCACCCGCCAGGGTCGTAACATAACATTCCACGCCACCGACGTTGTAGGTCACCGCGCGCATCATTTTTTCCGGTCCAAGCTGCCAGCCTTCGGGTGCGGTCCACTGGAGGGCGTTCGGATTGAAGCCGCCCTCGGGTGTCGGATCGGCCACACCGTGAGGATTCTCTGCCGACGCCACCGGCGCGGGGGCCGGCGCTTCGGGCATGGGCGCGGCCTCTGCGGGGGCGGCCGCTTCGGGCGCGGCGCCTTCGGCGGACTTACGCAGTGATGCGGCGAAGGCCAGGAAATTGGCTTCCTCCGCCGCCAGCAGGTCTTTCGGGCCGGTCATTTTCACGAAGTAGGAGGTGGTCTCGTTCATAAGGGCCAGGCCGTACATGCGGAAGTTTTCTTTGACCACCGCGCCGCTCATGCCGCCATAGGAGCCGTCGATGGTAACGAAGGAGGCCTCGCCGCCGAGTAGGGGATGCTTCGGCAGGGCCGCGATCTGCTCGGGGGTGAGGGCGGGCTGGCCCATTTGCTGCTGCCAGCGATTGATGTTCGAATCCAGACCGCCGGCGGTCCCGCTCAGCTCGGTCAGGTAGCATTCCACGTCCGGTTGGCCCGTGATGCCGAGATTGGCTACGCGCATCATGCCGGGCTCTTTGTTCTCCCAGCCGGCGGGGACAGTCCAGGTATACCCGGAGTCGGCGGCGGTCGGCGCGGGCTTTACCTCGCCGGGGGCCGCCGCGGCGTGGTCGTGTCCGTCGCCTTCGGTGTGGACATG
This sequence is a window from Candidatus Hydrogenedentota bacterium. Protein-coding genes within it:
- the ccsA gene encoding cytochrome c biogenesis protein CcsA; translated protein: MIARTPLLLTLALALGLATLAGAQAQETPATPTPAAEAAAPEAAAPEAAKPAPEAREPWSKEIVETFATLPVQDGGRVKPLDTYAQFAMLQMNGKRTFKTESGEKLTPIPWLLDALFYPEIAKTYQHFVVDNYDVVSAIGVDIHDNRRSRYSYNELEPGFEKLMRLADDYNAIDAKKRDLVQQGVLDLANKFFTFTQLIHFMDFAGQRFTVTGDTSLAKSFPEADGVTMSVALERAAKVLASLKGNPAGLSNDAVQAEVAAFSKLLDEFDATAGRAQGLPLFPPANAETKAWQTPADILSAAIGMTQNEPETFALLGTLEKLPSLVKDRPAFLAAAQEFHKGTVARAESRGEYAKVPLEVHYYKGKYLFYSQWLYVLSFILVAFGWLFPRSGALHKAAIAGVLFPTALLIIGITLRCIIRERPPISTLYETVLFITACAVLVAMFIEYANRQRIALAMASFLGMAGMFLAFRYEMKEGVDTMPSLVAVLDTNFWLATHVTIINVGYAAGMLSGALAHIYIFSRLFKFKADNKEYYRSLTRMVYGVLCFGLLFSTVGTILGGIWANDSWGRFWGWDPKENGALMICLWSLVILHAKMGRHIKDMGISQGAVVLAMIVAFSWWGVNQLGVGLHSYGFTSGIMNALVVYWAFETLTIAAGAWVWMREREPAPPEAPKETKLPKKAKPAKA
- a CDS encoding sulfatase, which translates into the protein MRSLILAGFFLCAAVAGAAPNIVLFSVDTLRADRLGAYGYPLPTSPHLDAFAAEARVFEDAVCEIPLTNPSFGAMLSGRFPRMNGTTRNGLPMPAEVPLVTEQFKAAGYHTFCVQSNWTLKDKLSGLGRGFDIYDDAFTKKRWGFLKAERDGDDVTRLALEYLQKRPADKPFFAWIHYSDPHAPYKMHKGLNPAGKRAIMQGRKEKVRVRYDSEVAFTDREISRVLAALPADTIVLFVADHGESLFEHDYLGHGRRIYHDNLHIPLMVRGADIEPGRSAAPVRGIDVGPTLLGLAGLPKVEGMLGLDLLRDAAPQDRHRVVETYGGAVLNLPGVKDAMAESGPSHRSVIHQGWKLILDGDKPELYYLPDDPGELTDRAATEPAKVEELNAFIQAWESAAPATGQATENLDADDRKALEALGYLE
- a CDS encoding PIN domain-containing protein: MKVLYDANIVLDVFQRRELFYEASALALNAAIEGSVTGYFPAHAVPTISYVLRKHTDQTTAANAVSWLLGAFEIAPCNIVVLKQAAVAEFKDFEDAVVAYSASECQCDAIVTRNSLDFRNSPVPTLSPTEFLQRLA
- a CDS encoding type II toxin-antitoxin system RelE/ParE family toxin produces the protein MARKECGYVLSPTARNHLREAKRWSLERWGRKLTEAYFSDLDASARKIAANYTSLPSRIDLTGDAILHAYPAREHFLIYVPLETGQIAIVAVIRQGRDLPRVLAQYRFTIRKELEALHKSKGQRSE
- a CDS encoding citramalate synthase; the encoded protein is MYDTTLRDGAQGPGVKFSSDDQLQVVRALDALGILYIEGGQPGSNPKAVELFERARDLDLKHAKMAAFGSTRNPKSAVEDDANIKALLSAQTEIVTIFAKSSPSHAEEVLRVSLDENLKIVEESVAYLKAQGRRVFLDGEHFFDGYFEDSEYALSVLERAWGAGAEVLILCETNGGRLPHDIAEATRAVRARLKDAQIGIHTHNDSGCAVANTLAAVREGAVHVQGTINGYGERTGNVDLCSVIPNLQLKMGYDVITPEQLRQLTHTAHLVAELANMTPRDHAPFTGRDAFTHKGGMHADAVRKKKASYEHIDPELIGNRTHIAVSEMSGRSSLMQKSVEFGITLERDDPATKNILEQVKVLESQGYEFEGADASLELIMRKATGAYRHFFTTHAFHTHINYSANGDRTLSEATIKIELPDGQIMHTVAEGDGPVDALNMALRKSLEPIYPELGDVHLDDYKVRILDGQLATQAKTRVLIESSDADQSWSTVGVSENIISASYRALVDSIEYKLLRTRGHG
- a CDS encoding cytochrome c biogenesis protein ResB, which translates into the protein MTSEKSVPKKVFDFFASYGFAVVVLILLTILTLFGTLEQTESSLFDVQNKYFNSFILVHHLFNKIPIPLPGVYLLSVLLFINLVCGGIIRVKKDWRHPGMIIAHGGILYMLIAGFVTFHYSTSGHMTLYPQDKSSQYQSYYDWEIEISELKDGFYGKSYIIQDEQFSDMSPEDTREFRHPNLPFSLMVENFLFNCAPAPSTDGTGVDGLRLVSREPEMNAEQNVAGAYAMVMDKETKQVQNGILFGFSMAPWVVTVKGQDYAIDLRHKTFPLPFTITLDEFIRDLHPRTGMAANFESVVTQTEGPIDRKVNIRMNEPLRHNGYTLFQSGWGPQNAKPGERLFSTFSVVKNPADQWPLYSCLVISAGLLIHFLQKLISYLRAENRRRTA